A window from Pseudomonas sp. MRSN 12121 encodes these proteins:
- a CDS encoding YajG family lipoprotein, giving the protein MLQRLLFGLITVTSLTLVGCAHSPQQLSPEPKLTTQLAPVGHGQPVVVRVVDGRPSPTLGTRGGLYPETSAITVQGAQILPKLQAQAEAAVRLLGFTPTANALNAPQLTVTLAELKYQSPKEGLYVTEATIGATFRSDVQNANRRYSGRYGASLDQRFGMAPNQETNTKLVGDVLSDALTRLFKDPSIGQILGE; this is encoded by the coding sequence ATGTTGCAACGCCTGTTGTTCGGTTTGATCACTGTGACCAGCTTGACGCTGGTCGGCTGCGCCCATAGCCCGCAACAACTCAGCCCTGAACCGAAACTCACTACCCAGCTCGCGCCGGTCGGTCATGGCCAGCCCGTGGTGGTGAGAGTGGTCGATGGCCGTCCGTCGCCAACCCTGGGCACCCGTGGCGGGCTCTACCCGGAAACCAGCGCGATCACCGTCCAGGGCGCGCAGATCCTGCCGAAGTTGCAGGCCCAGGCCGAAGCCGCCGTGCGTCTGCTGGGCTTTACGCCAACCGCCAACGCGCTGAATGCCCCGCAGTTGACCGTGACCCTGGCCGAACTGAAGTACCAGTCGCCCAAGGAAGGCCTGTACGTGACCGAAGCCACCATCGGCGCGACCTTCCGCTCCGACGTGCAGAATGCCAACCGCCGCTACAGCGGCCGTTACGGCGCGTCCCTGGACCAGCGTTTCGGCATGGCGCCGAACCAGGAAACCAACACCAAGCTGGTCGGCGATGTACTGAGCGATGCCCTGACCCGTCTGTTCAAGGACCCGAGCATCGGCCAGATCCTCGGCGAGTAA
- the mqo gene encoding malate dehydrogenase (quinone): MAHNEAVDVVLVGAGIMSATLAVLLKELDPAIKLEVVELMDSGAAESSNPWNNAGTGHAGLCELNYTPQAADGSIDIKKAVHINTQFEVSKQFWSYLTKKGTFGSSKSFISPVPHLSFVQGDSGVAFLKKRFEKLSQHHAFADMEYTEDKAKMAEWMPLMMPGRAPDETIAATRVINGTDVNFGALTNQLLKHLTSAPDAQVKYCKRVTGLKRNKDNGWTVSIKDVNSGNSRDVDAKFVFLGAGGAALPLLQASGIEESKGFGGFPVSGQWLRCDNPEVVKRHQAKVYSQAAVGSPPMSVPHLDTRVVDGKKSLLFGPYAGFTTKFLKHGSFLDLPMSVRAGNIGPMLAVARDNMDLTKYLVSEVMQSMEQRLESLRRFYPEAKAEDWRLEVAGQRVQIIKKDPKKGGVLQFGTELVAAKDGSLAALLGASPGASVTVSIMLELIERCFPAKASGEWATKLKEIFPAREKALETDAALYRKINSENNVSLELVEQSSEAESYA; the protein is encoded by the coding sequence ATGGCGCATAACGAAGCAGTAGACGTCGTATTGGTTGGGGCCGGCATCATGAGTGCCACCCTCGCTGTACTGCTCAAGGAGCTCGACCCCGCGATCAAGCTGGAAGTCGTCGAGCTGATGGATTCGGGAGCCGCGGAGAGTTCCAACCCGTGGAACAACGCCGGTACCGGCCATGCCGGCCTCTGTGAGCTGAACTACACGCCACAGGCCGCCGACGGCTCCATCGATATCAAGAAAGCCGTGCACATCAACACCCAGTTCGAGGTGTCGAAGCAGTTCTGGTCCTACCTGACCAAAAAAGGCACTTTCGGGTCGTCCAAGTCGTTCATCAGCCCGGTGCCGCACCTGAGCTTCGTGCAGGGCGACAGCGGTGTGGCCTTCCTGAAGAAGCGCTTCGAGAAGCTGAGCCAGCACCACGCGTTCGCGGACATGGAATACACCGAAGACAAGGCCAAGATGGCCGAGTGGATGCCGCTGATGATGCCGGGCCGCGCGCCGGACGAAACCATCGCCGCCACCCGTGTGATCAATGGCACCGACGTCAACTTCGGCGCCCTGACCAACCAGTTGCTCAAGCACCTGACCAGCGCGCCCGATGCCCAGGTCAAGTACTGCAAGCGCGTGACCGGCCTGAAGCGCAACAAGGACAACGGCTGGACCGTGAGCATCAAGGACGTCAACAGCGGCAACAGCCGCGACGTCGATGCCAAGTTCGTGTTCCTCGGCGCCGGTGGCGCGGCACTGCCGCTGCTGCAGGCCTCGGGTATCGAGGAAAGCAAGGGCTTCGGCGGCTTCCCGGTCAGCGGCCAGTGGCTGCGTTGCGACAACCCGGAAGTGGTCAAGCGGCACCAGGCCAAGGTCTACAGCCAGGCGGCCGTGGGGTCGCCACCGATGTCCGTGCCGCACCTGGATACCCGCGTGGTCGACGGCAAGAAATCCCTGCTGTTCGGGCCTTACGCCGGCTTCACCACCAAGTTCCTCAAGCACGGTTCGTTCCTCGACCTGCCGATGTCGGTTCGCGCCGGCAACATCGGCCCGATGCTGGCCGTGGCCCGTGACAACATGGACCTGACCAAGTACCTGGTCAGCGAAGTCATGCAGTCCATGGAACAACGCCTGGAATCGCTGCGTCGCTTCTACCCGGAAGCCAAGGCCGAGGACTGGCGCCTGGAAGTGGCCGGCCAACGGGTGCAGATCATCAAGAAAGACCCGAAGAAAGGCGGCGTGCTGCAGTTCGGCACCGAACTGGTCGCGGCCAAGGACGGCTCCCTGGCCGCCCTGCTCGGCGCCTCGCCGGGTGCTTCGGTGACCGTTTCGATCATGCTGGAACTGATCGAGCGCTGCTTCCCGGCCAAGGCCAGCGGCGAGTGGGCAACCAAGCTCAAGGAAATCTTCCCGGCCCGTGAAAAGGCCCTGGAAACCGACGCCGCGCTGTATCGCAAGATCAACAGCGAGAACAACGTCAGCCTGGAGCTGGTCGAGCAGAGCAGCGAAGCCGAAAGCTACGCTTGA
- a CDS encoding PA4642 family protein, producing MRKDKKQVIGDEIGDAQIKLFLDFEPADATSPSLHKLIKAYRGLRIDDFERFLVFFVEAGYDLNGQDEQGKDFVALIQDQRNAADYIELIDKARG from the coding sequence ATGCGTAAAGATAAGAAACAAGTGATTGGTGACGAGATCGGCGATGCGCAGATCAAGCTGTTCCTCGATTTCGAGCCGGCCGACGCCACTTCACCTTCCCTGCACAAACTGATCAAGGCCTATCGCGGCCTGCGTATCGACGATTTCGAGCGTTTCCTGGTGTTCTTCGTCGAGGCCGGCTACGACCTGAACGGGCAGGACGAACAGGGCAAGGACTTCGTGGCCCTGATCCAGGACCAGCGCAACGCCGCCGACTACATCGAACTGATCGACAAGGCTCGCGGCTGA
- a CDS encoding WbuC family cupin fold metalloprotein codes for MSEPSFLDQSLFHELAEKASANPRGRQHHNFHAMEEPCHRMAVGLQPATYIPPHRHLSADKAETLLVLKGRLGLLIFDEAGQVLAKRILQAGGDCVGVDLPAGVFHGLVVLEPDSLMFECKAGPYRPVGEGELAGWAPREGEPGVADYQAWMRAQFD; via the coding sequence ATGAGCGAGCCGAGCTTTCTTGATCAGTCGTTGTTCCACGAGTTGGCCGAGAAAGCCTCGGCCAATCCCCGTGGTCGCCAGCACCACAACTTTCACGCCATGGAAGAGCCTTGCCACCGCATGGCCGTGGGTCTGCAACCGGCCACTTACATTCCTCCGCATCGTCACTTGAGCGCCGACAAGGCCGAGACCCTGCTGGTGCTCAAGGGACGCCTGGGCCTGCTGATTTTCGACGAGGCCGGCCAGGTTCTGGCGAAGCGGATCTTGCAGGCGGGCGGTGACTGCGTGGGTGTGGACCTTCCGGCTGGCGTCTTTCATGGCCTGGTGGTGCTGGAGCCCGACAGCCTGATGTTCGAGTGCAAGGCCGGTCCCTATCGGCCGGTAGGCGAGGGCGAACTGGCGGGCTGGGCGCCTCGCGAAGGCGAGCCGGGCGTGGCCGATTATCAGGCCTGGATGCGCGCCCAGTTCGACTGA
- a CDS encoding hypoxanthine-guanine phosphoribosyltransferase produces the protein MSADLEHIRQIMREADCLYTEAEVEAAIARVGAQINEQLAERNPVVFCVMNGGLIFSGKLLTHLQFPLEASYLHATRYRNETSGGELFWKSKPEVSFIDRDVLIIDDILDEGHTLGAIIDFCKHAGARAVHTAVLIDKDHDRKARPDLKADYVGLPCVDRYIFGYGMDYKGYWRNAAGIFAVKGM, from the coding sequence ATGTCCGCTGATCTCGAGCATATCCGTCAAATCATGCGCGAGGCTGACTGCCTGTACACCGAAGCTGAGGTCGAGGCGGCCATCGCCCGAGTCGGTGCACAAATCAATGAACAACTGGCGGAGCGCAATCCGGTGGTGTTCTGCGTGATGAACGGTGGCCTGATCTTCTCCGGCAAGTTGCTGACTCACCTGCAATTCCCGCTGGAAGCTTCCTACCTGCACGCCACCCGCTATCGCAACGAAACCAGCGGCGGCGAACTGTTCTGGAAATCCAAGCCGGAAGTGTCCTTCATCGACCGCGATGTACTGATCATCGATGACATCCTCGACGAAGGTCACACCCTGGGCGCGATCATCGACTTCTGCAAACACGCCGGCGCCCGCGCAGTACACACCGCCGTGCTGATCGACAAGGACCACGACCGCAAGGCCCGTCCCGACCTGAAGGCCGATTACGTTGGCTTGCCATGCGTTGATCGCTACATCTTCGGCTACGGCATGGACTACAAGGGCTACTGGCGTAATGCTGCCGGGATTTTTGCCGTCAAAGGGATGTAA
- the upp gene encoding uracil phosphoribosyltransferase gives MPIREIRHPLIRHKLGLMRRADISTKNFRELAQEVGALLTYEATKDLPLESYEIPGWCGPVQVEKIAGKKITVVPILRAGIGMLEGVLSLIPGAKVSAVGVARNEETLQAHTYLEKLVPEIDERLAMIIDPMLATGSSMVATIDLLKKAGCKDIRAMVLVAAPEGIEAVEKAHPDVTIYTASIDQKLNEHGYIIPGLGDAGDKIFGTKQKDA, from the coding sequence ATGCCCATCCGTGAGATCCGCCATCCGCTGATCCGACACAAACTTGGCCTTATGCGCCGCGCCGACATTAGCACGAAGAATTTTCGCGAGCTCGCTCAGGAAGTCGGAGCCCTGCTGACGTACGAAGCCACCAAGGATCTGCCACTCGAATCCTACGAGATTCCGGGTTGGTGCGGTCCGGTCCAGGTCGAGAAGATCGCCGGCAAGAAGATCACCGTGGTGCCGATCCTGCGCGCCGGCATCGGCATGCTCGAGGGCGTGCTCAGCCTGATCCCGGGCGCCAAGGTCAGCGCCGTGGGCGTGGCCCGCAACGAGGAAACCCTGCAGGCCCACACCTACCTGGAAAAGCTGGTTCCGGAAATCGACGAACGCCTGGCCATGATCATCGACCCGATGCTCGCCACCGGCAGCTCCATGGTCGCGACCATCGACCTGTTGAAGAAGGCCGGTTGCAAGGACATCCGCGCCATGGTGCTGGTCGCCGCTCCCGAGGGCATCGAGGCCGTCGAGAAAGCCCACCCGGACGTCACCATCTACACCGCGTCCATCGACCAGAAACTCAATGAACACGGCTACATCATCCCGGGCCTGGGCGATGCCGGCGACAAGATCTTCGGCACCAAGCAGAAGGACGCCTGA
- a CDS encoding uracil-xanthine permease family protein, with the protein MQDEFNDPLWRQVLSGAQMLFVAFGALVLMPLITGLDPNVALFTAGLGTLLFQLVTGRQVPVFLASSFAFITPIILAKGQFGLAATMGGVMAAGFVYTFLGLAVKIKGTGFIDRLLPPVVIGPVIISIGLAMAPIAANMAMGKAGDGSELIHYQTAMMISMPALLTTLVVAVFGKGIFRLVPIISGVLVGFALSFYFGVVDTAKIAAAPWLALPHFTAPEFNWQAILFIVPVALAPAIEHIGGVIAVGSVTGRDYLKKPGLHRTLFGDGIATTAAGLFGGPPNTTYAEVTGAVMLTKNYNPKIMTWAAIFAISLAFIGKFGALLQSIPVPVMGGILCLLFGSIAAVGMNTLIRHKIDLGEARNLVIVSVTLVFGIGGVLIGTGTGPDDFGLKGIALCAIVAIALNLILPGNDGWKNKKADEPLI; encoded by the coding sequence ATGCAGGACGAGTTCAACGATCCGCTCTGGCGCCAGGTCCTGTCTGGCGCCCAGATGCTCTTCGTGGCCTTTGGCGCGTTGGTGTTGATGCCGCTGATCACCGGTCTCGACCCCAACGTGGCGCTGTTCACGGCGGGTCTCGGGACTCTGCTGTTCCAGCTCGTGACGGGGCGCCAGGTGCCGGTGTTCCTGGCATCCAGCTTTGCCTTCATCACCCCGATCATCCTAGCCAAGGGCCAGTTCGGCCTGGCCGCGACCATGGGCGGCGTGATGGCGGCCGGTTTCGTCTACACCTTCCTGGGCCTGGCGGTGAAGATCAAGGGCACCGGCTTCATCGACCGGCTGCTGCCGCCGGTGGTCATCGGCCCGGTGATCATTTCCATCGGCCTGGCCATGGCGCCGATCGCCGCCAACATGGCGATGGGCAAGGCGGGCGATGGCAGTGAGCTGATTCATTACCAGACGGCGATGATGATCTCGATGCCGGCGCTGCTGACCACCCTGGTCGTCGCGGTGTTCGGCAAAGGCATCTTCCGCCTGGTGCCGATCATCTCCGGCGTGCTGGTGGGCTTCGCCCTGTCGTTCTACTTCGGCGTGGTCGATACCGCGAAGATCGCCGCGGCGCCCTGGCTGGCCCTGCCGCACTTCACCGCGCCGGAGTTCAACTGGCAGGCGATCCTGTTCATCGTCCCCGTCGCGCTGGCCCCCGCCATCGAGCACATCGGCGGGGTTATCGCCGTCGGCAGCGTGACCGGTCGCGACTATCTGAAGAAGCCCGGCCTGCACCGCACCCTGTTCGGCGACGGCATCGCCACCACTGCTGCCGGGCTGTTCGGCGGCCCGCCCAACACTACCTACGCCGAAGTGACCGGCGCGGTGATGCTGACCAAGAACTACAACCCGAAAATCATGACCTGGGCGGCGATCTTCGCCATCAGCCTGGCGTTTATCGGCAAGTTCGGCGCGCTGCTGCAAAGCATCCCGGTGCCAGTGATGGGCGGGATTCTCTGCCTGTTGTTCGGCTCGATCGCCGCGGTGGGCATGAACACCCTGATCCGCCACAAGATCGACCTGGGCGAAGCCCGCAACCTGGTGATCGTCTCGGTGACCCTGGTGTTCGGGATCGGCGGCGTGTTGATCGGCACCGGCACCGGTCCGGACGACTTCGGTCTGAAAGGCATCGCCCTGTGCGCCATCGTCGCGATCGCGCTGAACCTGATCCTGCCGGGCAACGATGGCTGGAAGAACAAGAAGGCTGACGAACCGCTGATCTGA
- the hemH gene encoding ferrochelatase has product MTDHALLLVNLGSPASTSVADVRSYLNQFLMDPYVIDLPWPVRRLLVSLILIKRPEQSAHAYASIWWDEGSPLVVLSRRLQAVMSREWKQGPVELAMRYGEPSIESALLRLVAQGQKRITLAPLYPQFADSTVTTVVEEARRVIRDQKLAVQLSVLQPFYDQPEYLDALVASARPHLQQDFDHLLLSFHGLPERHLKKLNPGHSLEGDCCRDAPPEVAATCYRGQCLNTARAFAERMGLEEGKWSVSFQSRLGRAKWIEPYTEARLDELARQGVKKILVMCPAFVADCIETLEEIGDRGREQFREAGGEELVLVPCLNDDPQWARALSALCERAPLAL; this is encoded by the coding sequence ATGACCGATCACGCGTTGCTCCTGGTCAACCTGGGGTCGCCGGCCTCCACTTCGGTGGCGGATGTGCGCAGCTACCTCAATCAATTCCTGATGGACCCTTACGTGATCGACCTGCCGTGGCCGGTCCGGCGCCTGTTGGTGTCGCTGATCCTGATCAAGCGCCCGGAACAGTCGGCCCATGCCTACGCTTCGATCTGGTGGGACGAAGGTTCGCCGCTGGTGGTGCTCAGTCGCCGTCTGCAGGCGGTCATGAGCCGCGAGTGGAAGCAGGGGCCGGTGGAGTTGGCGATGCGTTACGGCGAGCCGTCCATCGAGTCGGCGTTGTTGCGCCTGGTGGCCCAGGGGCAGAAAAGAATCACCCTGGCGCCGCTGTACCCGCAATTCGCCGACAGCACCGTGACCACGGTGGTGGAAGAAGCCCGGCGGGTGATTCGCGACCAGAAGCTTGCGGTGCAGCTTTCGGTATTGCAGCCATTCTACGATCAGCCGGAGTACCTCGACGCCCTGGTGGCCAGTGCCCGGCCGCATTTGCAGCAGGACTTCGACCACCTGCTGCTGAGCTTCCACGGTTTGCCCGAGCGGCACCTGAAAAAGCTCAACCCCGGTCACAGCCTCGAAGGCGATTGCTGCCGTGACGCGCCTCCCGAAGTGGCCGCCACCTGTTATCGCGGCCAGTGCCTGAATACCGCCCGGGCATTTGCAGAGCGCATGGGGTTGGAGGAGGGCAAATGGTCGGTGTCGTTCCAGTCCCGCCTGGGGCGCGCCAAATGGATCGAGCCCTACACCGAGGCACGCCTGGACGAACTGGCCCGGCAAGGGGTGAAGAAGATCCTGGTGATGTGCCCTGCTTTTGTTGCCGACTGCATCGAGACCCTGGAAGAGATCGGTGACCGCGGTCGCGAACAGTTCCGTGAGGCGGGCGGGGAGGAGTTGGTGCTGGTGCCGTGCCTGAACGACGACCCGCAATGGGCCAGGGCCTTGAGCGCCCTGTGCGAGCGCGCGCCTTTGGCCTTGTAG
- a CDS encoding TIGR01777 family oxidoreductase, translated as MHILLTGGTGLIGRQLCRHWLTQGHRLTVWSRRPDQVPALCGAQVRGIARLEELAQEPLDAIVNLAGAPIADRPWTHKRKALLWSSRITLTESLLAWLENREQKPGLLISGSAVGWYGDGGERELNEDSPPVSEDFASQLCIAWEETAQRAEAMGMRVVLIRTGLVLAAEGGFLSRLLLPFKLALGGPIGNGRQWMPWIHIKDQIALIDFLLHRNDASGPYNACAPTPVRNREFAKTLGGVLHRPAVLPVPAFALRLGLGELSLLLLGGQRTVPARLLAAGFTFQFTDLRAALDDLSGRL; from the coding sequence ATGCACATATTGCTGACCGGCGGTACTGGTTTGATCGGACGTCAGCTCTGTCGTCACTGGCTGACCCAGGGTCACCGACTGACGGTGTGGAGTCGCCGGCCCGACCAGGTGCCCGCCTTGTGTGGCGCTCAAGTGCGTGGCATCGCTCGCCTGGAGGAGCTGGCGCAGGAGCCGCTCGACGCCATCGTCAACCTGGCGGGGGCGCCGATCGCCGATCGCCCCTGGACCCACAAGCGCAAGGCGCTGCTCTGGAGCAGCCGGATCACCCTGACCGAAAGCCTGCTGGCCTGGCTGGAAAACCGTGAACAGAAACCCGGGCTGCTGATTTCCGGCTCGGCCGTCGGCTGGTATGGCGATGGCGGCGAGCGCGAGCTGAACGAGGACTCGCCCCCCGTCAGCGAAGATTTCGCCAGCCAGCTGTGCATCGCCTGGGAAGAGACGGCGCAACGCGCCGAGGCCATGGGCATGCGCGTGGTGCTGATTCGCACGGGCCTGGTGCTGGCCGCCGAGGGCGGTTTTCTGTCGCGCTTGCTGCTGCCCTTCAAGCTGGCGCTGGGTGGGCCGATCGGCAACGGTCGGCAGTGGATGCCGTGGATTCATATCAAGGATCAAATCGCCCTGATTGATTTTCTTCTGCACCGCAATGATGCCAGCGGTCCTTATAATGCCTGCGCGCCGACGCCGGTGCGCAATCGCGAATTCGCCAAGACCCTGGGGGGCGTCTTGCACCGGCCGGCCGTGCTGCCGGTGCCGGCCTTTGCCTTGCGCCTCGGCCTGGGGGAGTTGTCGTTATTGTTGTTGGGGGGCCAGCGCACGGTGCCAGCGCGCTTGCTGGCCGCCGGGTTCACTTTCCAGTTCACTGATTTGCGCGCGGCCCTGGACGACTTGTCCGGCCGCCTCTGA
- a CDS encoding NAD(P)/FAD-dependent oxidoreductase, which translates to MTVPIAIIGTGIAGLSAAQALRDTGHAVQLFDKSRGSGGRMSSKRSDAGSLDMGAQYFTARDRRFVTEVQRWQANGWAAEWAPQLYNSHGGQLTPSPDEQTRWVGAPRMSAITRGLLGETEVHFACRITEVYRGERHWHLQDAEGFTHGPFSHVIIATPAPQATALLAAAPKLASAAAGVKMDPTWAVALAFETPLQTPVEGCFVQDSPLDWLARNRSKPGRDSQLDTWVLHASSAWSRQHIDLPKEAVIEQLHGAFAELLHSAMPAPVFSLAHRWLYARPASSHEWGALADVDLGLYVCGDWCLSGRVEGAWLSGQEAARRLHESL; encoded by the coding sequence ATGACTGTACCCATCGCAATCATCGGCACCGGCATCGCCGGGCTCTCCGCCGCCCAGGCGCTGCGGGATACCGGGCATGCCGTGCAACTCTTCGACAAAAGCCGCGGCAGCGGCGGACGCATGTCCAGCAAGCGCAGCGATGCCGGCTCGCTGGACATGGGCGCACAATACTTCACCGCCCGCGACCGGCGCTTCGTCACTGAAGTGCAACGCTGGCAAGCCAATGGCTGGGCCGCCGAATGGGCGCCGCAGCTGTACAACTCCCACGGCGGCCAGCTCACCCCGTCGCCGGACGAACAGACTCGCTGGGTCGGTGCGCCACGCATGAGCGCCATCACCCGCGGCCTGCTGGGCGAAACGGAAGTGCACTTCGCCTGCCGCATCACCGAGGTCTACCGTGGCGAACGGCATTGGCACCTGCAGGATGCCGAAGGCTTCACCCATGGCCCGTTCAGCCACGTGATCATCGCCACGCCCGCTCCCCAGGCCACCGCCTTGCTGGCCGCCGCGCCAAAACTGGCCAGTGCCGCCGCCGGAGTGAAGATGGACCCGACCTGGGCCGTCGCCCTGGCCTTCGAAACCCCGTTGCAAACCCCGGTGGAAGGCTGCTTCGTCCAGGACAGCCCGCTCGACTGGCTGGCCCGCAACCGCAGCAAGCCAGGACGCGACAGCCAACTCGATACCTGGGTCCTGCATGCCAGCAGCGCCTGGAGCCGCCAGCATATCGACCTGCCGAAAGAAGCCGTGATCGAACAATTGCATGGCGCCTTCGCCGAACTGCTGCACAGCGCCATGCCCGCCCCGGTCTTCAGCCTGGCCCACCGCTGGCTCTACGCTCGCCCGGCGAGCAGCCACGAATGGGGCGCCCTGGCGGATGTCGACCTGGGGCTCTACGTCTGCGGCGACTGGTGCCTGTCCGGCCGTGTCGAAGGCGCCTGGCTCAGTGGACAGGAGGCCGCCCGCCGGTTGCACGAAAGCCTGTAG
- a CDS encoding DUF523 and DUF1722 domain-containing protein yields the protein MPHSPSQAHKPKIAVSACLLGAPVRYNGGHKASHLCGEVLAEFFDLVPLCPEVAIGLGTPREPIRLVGDPRQPRAVGSVDPTLDVTQALADYGQRMADELDDICGYIFMQQSPSCGLERVRVYHGRSVERSGRGIHAQAFCSRRPDLPVEEDGRLNDPVLRENFLTRVFAYSAWQDLLRQGLSRRRLTDFHARYKYLLMAHDPVQYKALGALLGSMGNSDPAHIGPRYFSQLMAALKKCATRRTHTNVLQHISGYLKRAISHEDKQEMQHLIAQYRHGIVPLVVPLTLLKHHLRLHPDPYIAQQVYLQPHPERLGLRNAL from the coding sequence ATGCCCCACAGCCCGAGCCAGGCCCACAAACCGAAAATCGCCGTCAGCGCCTGTTTGCTGGGCGCGCCCGTGCGCTACAACGGCGGGCACAAGGCATCGCACCTGTGCGGCGAAGTTCTTGCGGAGTTTTTCGATCTGGTCCCGCTGTGTCCGGAAGTCGCCATCGGCCTGGGCACACCCCGCGAACCCATTCGCCTGGTGGGCGATCCACGGCAACCGCGGGCCGTCGGCAGTGTCGATCCGACCCTTGACGTCACCCAGGCCCTGGCGGACTACGGCCAGCGCATGGCGGACGAACTGGACGATATTTGTGGCTACATCTTCATGCAGCAATCGCCCTCCTGCGGGCTGGAGCGAGTCAGGGTCTACCACGGCCGCTCGGTCGAGCGCAGTGGCCGCGGCATCCATGCTCAGGCGTTCTGCAGCCGTCGCCCGGACCTGCCGGTGGAAGAAGACGGACGACTCAACGACCCGGTACTGCGGGAAAACTTCCTGACCCGGGTGTTCGCCTACAGCGCCTGGCAGGACCTGCTCCGGCAAGGTCTGAGCCGTCGCCGCCTGACCGACTTTCACGCCCGCTACAAATACCTGCTGATGGCCCACGACCCCGTGCAGTACAAGGCCCTTGGCGCCCTGCTGGGCAGCATGGGCAACAGCGACCCGGCGCACATCGGCCCGCGCTATTTCAGCCAGTTGATGGCCGCCCTGAAGAAATGCGCCACCCGGCGCACCCACACCAACGTCCTGCAACACATCAGCGGCTACCTCAAGCGTGCCATCAGCCACGAGGACAAACAGGAGATGCAGCACCTCATCGCCCAGTACCGTCACGGCATCGTGCCGCTGGTGGTGCCGCTGACCCTGCTCAAGCATCACCTGCGCCTGCACCCCGATCCCTACATCGCGCAACAGGTGTACCTGCAACCGCACCCGGAACGCCTCGGCCTGCGCAACGCGCTCTGA
- a CDS encoding MerR family transcriptional regulator, with product MNDTPDSRPHDHHRPREQGWLPIREVTRQTGVNAVTLRAWERRYGLVVPQRTAKGHRLFSPEHVQRILNILTWLDRGVAVSQVKQLLDATPASSEPATNDWQLQRQRLTQAIGQLAERKIDDAFNQAMALYPPRTLCEHLLLPLLGELEQRWQGRFGTQMERVFFHTWLRSKLAVRVYHNNRQLQGAPLLLVNHAELPLEPHLWLSAWLVSNSDCPVEVFDWPLPPGELALAADLLSARGVLLYASRSIDPRQLPRQLAGLACPIFIVGPAVRIHRTELLACTHTIADLHLAEDPLSAHQALIGRGLF from the coding sequence ATGAACGACACCCCGGATAGCCGCCCCCACGATCACCACCGCCCGCGGGAACAGGGCTGGTTGCCGATCCGCGAAGTGACCCGCCAGACCGGCGTCAACGCCGTCACCCTGCGGGCCTGGGAGCGTCGCTACGGGTTGGTCGTACCGCAGCGCACGGCCAAGGGGCATCGGCTGTTTTCGCCCGAGCATGTGCAACGGATCCTGAACATCCTGACCTGGCTCGACCGCGGCGTCGCGGTCAGCCAGGTCAAGCAATTGCTGGACGCTACACCGGCCTCCAGCGAACCGGCGACGAACGATTGGCAGTTGCAGCGCCAACGCCTGACCCAGGCCATCGGCCAACTGGCCGAGCGCAAGATCGACGACGCGTTCAACCAGGCCATGGCCCTCTACCCGCCACGCACCCTGTGCGAACACTTGCTGCTACCGCTGCTGGGCGAACTCGAACAACGCTGGCAGGGGCGCTTCGGCACCCAGATGGAACGGGTGTTCTTCCATACCTGGCTGCGCAGCAAGCTCGCCGTGCGGGTCTACCACAACAACCGCCAGCTGCAAGGCGCCCCGCTGCTGCTGGTCAACCATGCGGAACTGCCGCTGGAGCCGCACCTTTGGCTCAGCGCCTGGCTGGTCAGCAACAGCGACTGCCCGGTGGAGGTCTTCGACTGGCCGCTGCCGCCCGGCGAGTTGGCCCTGGCCGCCGACCTCCTGAGCGCCCGGGGCGTGCTGCTGTATGCGAGCCGATCGATCGATCCGCGGCAACTGCCGCGACAGCTCGCCGGCCTGGCCTGCCCGATCTTCATCGTCGGGCCGGCGGTGCGCATCCATCGCACCGAGCTGCTCGCCTGTACCCACACAATCGCCGACCTGCACCTCGCCGAGGACCCGCTTTCGGCGCACCAGGCCCTGATCGGCCGAGGACTCTTCTAA